In Chiloscyllium plagiosum isolate BGI_BamShark_2017 chromosome 39, ASM401019v2, whole genome shotgun sequence, one genomic interval encodes:
- the LOC122542095 gene encoding toll-like receptor 13 — MPRPGRQLVGVFLLLLAFGELRRVSCLAFKHCVGKLVKHIFTCTHHNISELKEAVSDLPTNVKVLNISFNSIRILYRQGLENLTQLELLRLDNNNLTTIHPKAFWKLSKLQLLNLSCNQLDTLRQGIFKSLPNLTNLILKHNKLTGLSGEGILPLKRLSVLDISFNSLRNVSSFFAVLSGFTGLRTLNAENNNISALEISSHFPPNLTHLLLANNTISRLQAPDTFFANIVHLDLSYNKLSSSKELTSPKFTRLHFLNVQGNPLGKNGIIYTVQNLDAPLTNITLSHLALNDKATLEKLCNIIQKKKIVALELKDNGLHKVSGAFSNCQGVLSLDLSHNQIKKPNIFGSLDIPNNLQVLNLDHNSIRDVSLCGSWQNMNENRSSPCLENILHLTFRSNHISAIRSHAFQDLKNLRFLSLALNEINFINITAFVGLTNLRMLSLTNNAIGEIFHETFTNLVNLQSLKLRNNRIPIVYSKTYSSLSNLTILDLGGNHIQNIKKGGFKGLKALEKLYLDRNWLSIVSQEMFEDLESLRVLDLANNKLSFHVGPLNFPPFIYLHNLQMLKLQSQESSGLSMLPHNLFDGLQQLKTLDISNNKFVNLNTLPFYALTSLERLYMSDICNGFQTMHHLTFANLINLRHLILENVGLESIRKILFQNLTSLNSLMLSSNMIHVIKEKDIPPLHNLTYLNLQFNPISCVCDNVWFQQWAINSRVQVAFFYQYPCVDSGGKKTKHFAEFDSSVCNDGFVVFCATAAVIFAFMVTVVVYQKGKWSFHYGYYLLQAWIHENKLQRNHTKGYKFDAFVSYNSKDEAWVFDQLMHNLENEGPPFHKLCFHHRDFEVGKPIVENIVDAIYKSRKTICIISKNYLQSEWCSMEMQVALYRLFDEHSDVLILVFLDEIPGYVLSSYHHLRKLVRKKTYINWPADESGQKLFWIKLRDALKKVCLASDESIPQLTQSTN, encoded by the coding sequence ATGCCTCGTCCTGGGAGACAGCTGGTTGGAGTCTTTCTGCTCCTCTTGGCTTTCGGGGAGTTGAGGCGGGTGAGTTGCTTGGCTTTCAAACACTGTGTCGGTAAACTGGTGAAGCACATCTTTACTTGTACACACCATAATATCTCAGAGCTAAAGGAGGCTGTCTCAGACCTTCCTACAAATGTCAAGGTTCTTAATATCTCCTTCAATTCAATCAGGATTTTATATCGCCAAGGTCTGGAAAATCTAACCCAGCTAGAACTTTTGAGACTGGACAATAATAATCTGACAACCATTCacccaaaggctttctggaaactCAGCAAACTCCAACTGCTAAACTTATCCTGCAACCAACTGGACACTCTCAGACAAGGAATCTTCAAATCCCTTCCCAACCTGACCAACTTAATCCTCAAACACAACAAGTTGACTGGTCTCTCTGGAGAAGGTATTTTGCCATTAAAGAGGTTGAGTGTTCTGGATATTTCTTTCAACAGTTTAAGGAATGTTTCATCTTTCTTTGCAGTTCTTAGCGGTTTTACTGGTCTGAGAACTCTAAATGCTGAAAACAACAATATCAGTGCTTTAGAAATCTCCTCACATTTCCCTCCCAACCTGACCCACCTCCTTCTAGCCAATAATACCATCTCCCGACTCCAGGCACCTGACACGTTTTTTGCAAATATTGTTCACTTGGATTTATCCTACAACAAATTGTCAAGCTCTAAGGAATTAACTTCACCCAAGTTCACCAGACTTCACTTCCTGAATGTGCAAGGTAACCCCTTGGGTAAGAATGGGATTATTTACACTGTTCAAAACTTGGATGCACCATTGACAAACATCACCCTGTCACACCTGGCACTGAATGACAAAGCAACACTGGAGAAACTGTGTAATATcatccagaaaaaaaagattGTGGCATTGGAACTGAAAGACAATGGACTTCATAAGGTGAGTGGTGCCTTCAGCAACTGTCAGGGTGTTTTGTCTTTGGATTTGTCTCACAATCAAATCAAAAAGCCAAACATTTTTGGCAGTTTGGATATTCCGAACAACCTACAAGTATTAAATCTTGACCATAATTCAATTCGAGATGTCTCTTTATGTGGCTCATGGCAAAATATGAATGAAAACAGATCTAGTCCATGTTTAGAGAACATCCTGCATCTGACCTTCAGATCCAATCACATTTCTGCCATTAGATCGCACGCATTCCAAGATTTAAAAAACCTGCGCTTTCTTTCCTTAGCTTTGAATGAGATTAATTTTATAAACATTACTGCGTTTGTGGGTCTAACCAACCTAAGAATGCTGTCACTCACTAACAATGCAATTGGAGAGATTTTTCATGAAACCTTCACTAACCTTGTAAACCTGCAATCCCTGAAGCTCAGGAATAACAGGATTCCCATTGTGTACAGTAAGACTTATTCCAGCCTCTCTAATCTGACTATATtggatttgggaggaaaccacatTCAGAATATTAAAAAAGGAGGTTTTAAAGGACTCAAGGCTTTAGAAAAACTTTATCTGGACAGAAACTGGTTGTCAATAGTTTCTCAAGAAATGTTTGAAGATCTCGAATCCTTGAGGGTATTGGACCTTGCCAACAATAAGTTATCTTTTCATGTCGGTCCCTTAAATTTTCCTCCATTCATTTATCTTCACAATCTCCAAATGCTAAAATTACAATCTCAAGAGTCATCTGGTCTTAGCATGTTACCTCATAATCTGTTTGATGGGCTTCAGCAGCTAAAGACACTTGATATATCCAACAACAAGTTTGTAAATCTCAATACACTGCCCTTCTATGCACTTACTAGTCTAGAGAGGTTGTACATGAGTGATATTTGTAATGGGTTCCAGACAATGCATCACTTAACTTTCGCCAACCTGATAAATCTTCGACATCTGATTCTGGAGAATGTTGGCTTGGAATCCATCAGGAAAATCCTCTTTCAAAATCTAACCAGCCTCAACTCTTTGATGTTGTCAAGCAATATGATCCATGTGATCAAAGAGAAGGATATCCCTCCGTTGCATAATCTCACCTATCTGAACCTGCAATTTAACCCCATCTCCTGTGTTTGTGACAATGTTTGGTTCCAGCAATGGGCTATTAACTCCCGTGTCCAGGTTGCTTTTTTCTACCAGTATCCATGTGTGGACAGTGGGGGTAAGAAAACAAAGCATTTTGCAGAGTTTGACAGCTCAGTGTGCAATGATGGCTTTGTGGTGTTTTGTGCAACAGCCGCAGTTATATTTGCTTTCATGGTAACAGTTGTGGTCTACCAGAAAGGCAAGTGGAGTTTCCACTATGGATATTACTTGCTCCAGGCTTGGATTCATGAAAACAAACTCCAGAGGAATCATACCAAAGGCTACAAGTTCGATGCTTTTGTATCCTACAACTCAAAGGATGAAGCTTGGGTTTTTGACCAACTAATGCACAATCTGGAGAATGAGGGGCCTCCATTTCACAAGCTCTGTTTCCACCACAGGGACTTTGAAGTGGGTAAACCTATTGTGGAAAACATTGTTGATGCCATCTACAAAAGCAGAAAGACAATTTGTATCATCTCCAAGAATTATCTTCAAAGTGAATGGTGCTCCATGGAGATGCAAGTCGCCTTGTATCGACTCTTTGATGAACacagtgatgtcctcatcttGGTTTTCCTTGATGAGATCCCTGGCTATGTGCTCTCTTCTTACCATCACCTACGTAAGCTGGTGAGAAAGAAGACCTACATTAATTGGCCCGCTGATGAGTCTGGGCAAAAGCTTTTTTGGATCAAGTTAAGAGATGCTCTCAAGAAAGTGTGCCTAGCTTCTGATGAATCGATTCCTCAACTTACCCAGTCCACAAACTAA